TCACCAGGAGTAGCCATAACGGAAGGGAACAGCATTACAGATTAGGACATGGCGTCAACTTTGTGAGAATCCTCTCTAGTGTCCGATCAAGGACTGGCAACTGAGTCCATCATGCTTTCGAAAAGCAGAGCAAGGCTACCCCCACAAACCCATATCATACTGGGATTAACGGCTACAGgcgtcacaatcaccacatcccaaaTTGAAACTAATAAAAGTGGACCCGTAGTCTTGTGGGtggaagtagcatagtgggtaccacagtttcctatgaaccagaacacccaggttcaaaccacgttTACAAGCATTGGGTCCCGGAGCAAGGCACCaaatccagagtgtctccagggggactgtccctgtaactaaggcacCTGAGAAGTGCCAGAAATGCAAATTGGGTTTGCTTCaaaaaggaaagacagcagacactgatacacaatccatttcagcatttattttgtcttaaaaacagaacggtcaagagacacaggctggtcaatctctgatgaacactggtcccacagacacttctttctcccATATGGAGTCTGGAAAAAGGACAAGCAACAgggggttaaaacgtgtaattttgctcagcacaaaccctaaacatgcataccatgttcacatacccgagacagaggtcagatctcttgccttcctggacccacaagtgccatcacagcagctacacagttggtcctctccacccgcaccagcccaccttcatacaaagatcaggtcctgaataaaaagcacacgtgggtgttttttttttgtaatgcagccagctagtctagacctacttctggccaacaaaagaacaggccttgtgctcagcatcagtgggggaagcagccgcggttgccttcagcacacaagtaatgtacagctgtaacaagagagaggagggtcaagcaccatgcaaaaggtgatggaaccaggagagcaaagggcttgcttcagacacatacagagccagtgtcaccctgctgaaacctgaaagcctccagctggaactggagcttgaaatcctgtgtacgtggcaggaagcgagaggaggagccagtgagcttggaatccaccagacacctagaagaaatgagggtaaaattagaatacagcacactacaaacaaacccatgaggaaattaagctgcacctcacccatggttttgaatgaagagatagctgggagcagaagctgcataaggATAAGGGGTAACCTGACAggaatcaacaaacacccggaggggaacatggttgtactgcttgacagaagcctcaaaatggatgagatctcccatgtaatacacgttggaaggcctctcaaactgccagtcatctgaaaagaaatgcagttttagtaagagcctacaatgtgaagggaacaaacatgtacctaccagtcatgagcttgagcgagaacaccaaagctcctgtgcaattttagtagcagcatatgggatccaggcaggctgcagggcattgctactcacgTTGTGAAcctggtcacaaagaagaaacgttattaaaagtcattgctaaaagagaggcatgagagcaattaagctagagctcacctcaaatagtggcattcaatgcCAATTAACAGCTCCACTGGTCCTGacaattggagcagaagtgttggaagctgccgttggtagtaagtcagggaaaaggaataaaccagggtatcgttggtcatctgtattGGAAAGGGGGGaataaaattaaagcctcaattgaaaagaaacaaTTCTCGACCgagaaggaaccagaactcaccactacttggctgccacaggcctgcaaataagactgaaaatacagcagctgagccacagaatcttctccagtcaccccacagcctcctagtgagatgtctgatgcccggatgagctctccagaaccaaacaagtccttcttaacctgcacgtgcaccatattctcgtcacaggtagcagccacgctgctgacagataccggctccctcagctgaaattgcactgggggtgaggtgggttccactggcatttcaggatacttccaggtcagctccttactgggccaagcaactgctgctgaacactgccagaatcttggagttgcccaactgttccctgaggcaaaggagcaaGAGGTGGACTGGCGGGACCTGAGGCGGCggatcccgggcacaaacgggggactggcgggaacctgaggcggcggcatcccgggcacaaacggggactggcggg
This is a stretch of genomic DNA from Denticeps clupeoides unplaced genomic scaffold, fDenClu1.1, whole genome shotgun sequence. It encodes these proteins:
- the LOC114784228 gene encoding LOW QUALITY PROTEIN: zona pellucida sperm-binding protein 3-like (The sequence of the model RefSeq protein was modified relative to this genomic sequence to represent the inferred CDS: inserted 1 base in 1 codon); protein product: VHNVSSNALQPAWIPYAATKIAQEXLVFSLKLMTDDWQFERPSNVYYMGDLIHFEASVKQYNHVPLRVFVDSCQVTPYPYAASAPSYLFIQNHGCLVDSKLTGSSSRFLPRTQDFKLQFQLEAFRFQQGDTGSLYITCVLKATAAASPTDAEHKACSFVGQKWAGAGGEDQLCSCCDGT